Genomic DNA from Channa argus isolate prfri chromosome 10, Channa argus male v1.0, whole genome shotgun sequence:
ACCTGCTCAGAGGGGCTTTGGAAAAGGAGTAGTGCAAACAGTATTAAAAGTGATTTCCCATGGTCAGGCAGTATGTCAGAGACTTTTTGAATCACTGAAAAGAAGATTAGACTATGCCTAGTGGAGTAAATCATGTAATCTGATATTGTTGCTAAAATTAGAATACTGTATGTCCTCCATTCAAGATCAGTCTGGGTTAAGTGTCCAAGACAGATATTGTATCTACATACAACCTTCTGGCATGTTGATGTTCTTAAAATGTGaagcaaatgtaattttacatttaatatagttacacacacattaatactCCTGGCTCCTCTGGAAGTGACAAATTTGGTCTGAGGACATCACATGACCCAAAAGTGAGGAATAGTAAAGACATCTCTTCAGTGACCCAATTAAACTTATGATGAACTTTCAGCTTAGATAATGGTTCAAAGCTTAATAGAAATAAAGCTCCACTTTCAATAAGAAAACCACTGCTGGAGAATTTCTGTGATATGAAAAGACTGTTAAACAAATTGTAGACCATGTGCTGTACATCAAATCTTGTCTCGATagaaactgttatttttttctgaaatggaCAGATAATCAACAGCTCTTTAATgagcaataaaaaaagactgaagaCTCATTAAATTCACTATGACCATAAACCTTATTTCAACAAGAACAGCTGGTATGATCAATATCAGAGAGGTTCAAATTCTGACACCCTTTAAGATAAAATACCACACTTGTCTCTGTTATACTTGGAATATCGAATAATGTTTTTACCCACAGTTCACTGGCAGAGATTTAGCACTCAGCTGACCATGATAGTAAATAACTGGAGGAGGAACATTTAAATGTGGTGAATGGCTTAACAACCCAAGGTTAAAGTTCTCAGTCACGCCAGTTGTAGTCAGATGAGGCTTGGCAGGAGCTAAACGGATATGTAGAAGGCTGGAATAATCCACATTGCAAAAGGTAATCCAGGTCTTTCTCTGCAGGAAGTCAGCTTCTTGCAGAGAAAGCTTTGTGCGACGCAAAGCTATgctgaaatattatttaaatattattacagtttaaaatataataatgctCCCTAGCAAACAGGTGCTCGTATCACGTTTCTGGAAGCATGTCTCGATTGAAATATTACCAGCTAGTCAACTTTCTCAGCTGACTTTGGCTTGCCACCAACTACAACCTTGGAGACCTCTCCAGCTCTAAGCTTACATTTCACACAGGAGGCTGTCAAACCGTTTCCTGAAATGGCATGTGCTGCTAGGGCACTTGTCACGCTGTGTAATAGTGCCCTACATGCTGTTCACAGCATTATATTTCAAAACCAGGAAGGAGATTTACTCAGTAGGTtgcctttattttctttttccggCAAGGTCCTGTGTTCAGGGAATGACATTCTGGTGAGGagtgaaaccaaaaaaaaaaaaagagcatggGCCAAGAGAATAGTGCATTACTGATTCTCCAAGTACAACTAGCAGAAAATACTAGTTGGTCCCTATAAATATAACTCAGGATTTAAGTCCTTCCAAATGTACAAGATATGTTACAGTTAAACTTCACAACATGAACAGTGgacatacaaaaacaacttagaCGAATTTCTTAAACTCATCGTATAAGACAAGCACAAAGGCTCCACCCATGCCTCTCAGAACATTAGACAATGCTCCCTTGAAGAAGGCCTTGGAGCCTTCGTCACGCAGAATCTTCTTCCAGCAGTCAATGGTGCCGGAGTACATGATGTCGGCTAGgagaataaaaaacagaattagaAAGACACGTTAATATAGCAACAGTTACAAGAAGAGAAAGCTATAGttgtaaaatattgtgttaATTACCTCCTTTGCGTCCAGATTGCATCATCATACGACGACGGACAGTGTCGAAGGGGTAGGATGCAAGGCCGGCGACCGCGGTCACAGACTGGGCAATCATCCAGctgacaaaaatgtgtgtgttcttgggGTCTGGAAGCATGCCTGTGAGAGAAGGTCAATCAGAAAGGTGGACACGGGTCCCAAATGGCAAATAAGTCCACCCAGAAAAGTTTTGTGATGAATGGTAAGGAATACTCACCCTTTGCTGTGTCATAGATGCCAAAGTATGCAGCTCTGTAGATGATAATGCCCTGTACTGAAACGTTGAAGCCCTGGTACAGACCCTTGATGCCATCAGACTTAGATATTTTCACCAAACAATCTCCCAGGCCTTTGAACTCACGCTGAGCTCCAGCTTTGCCAACATCTGCAGCCAAACGTGTTCTGGCGAAGTCGAGGGGATAGACAAAACAGAGAGACGTGGCTCCAGCGGCACCACCAGATGCCAGGTTACCGGCGAAGTATCTCCAGAACTGTGTGCGCTTGTCCACACCATCAAGGAAAATCTTCTTGTACCTGTCCTTGAAAGCAAAGTTGAGGGCCTGAGTGGGAAAGTATCGGATGACATTGGCCAGATTCCCTCTCCAGAACGAGATGAAACCCTGCTCCTTGGGGATACGGACAACGCAGTCGATAATGCCTTTGTACTGCTTGTCAACTGAAATCTGTTTGCTGGCGTGTTGTACCTGTAATCAGTAGAGATACTGCAGTACATTAGACGCAATAAATGAATGAGGCagggtaaaacaaaaaagcaggaTGTTAAACACTGCATAAAACTGCTACTGTGAATAACTGACTTTCTCACTCGTATAATCAGTGAGGACATACATTCCCTGGATTCTCCTGTGTCTCCGACTCAGTTGCATTAATGTGTTAAGAGTACAACTTCTGACGGCATCCATTCAACAATTCGCAGCCCCTCCTCCCGCTGCCGAGCTCAGGCCTAATGCAGCAGTGAACAGCCATGGCGCAAACCTTGCTGTGACCTTGGCTTCTTATTGTCAAGCcaaactacagacctgtcttgGATGCGGAGTGTTATTCTAAACGGAAACACAGTATATGTTCATC
This window encodes:
- the slc25a5 gene encoding ADP/ATP translocase 2, whose translation is MSEQAISFAKDFLAGGVAAAISKTAVAPIERVKLLLQVQHASKQISVDKQYKGIIDCVVRIPKEQGFISFWRGNLANVIRYFPTQALNFAFKDRYKKIFLDGVDKRTQFWRYFAGNLASGGAAGATSLCFVYPLDFARTRLAADVGKAGAQREFKGLGDCLVKISKSDGIKGLYQGFNVSVQGIIIYRAAYFGIYDTAKGMLPDPKNTHIFVSWMIAQSVTAVAGLASYPFDTVRRRMMMQSGRKGADIMYSGTIDCWKKILRDEGSKAFFKGALSNVLRGMGGAFVLVLYDEFKKFV